In the genome of Oncorhynchus nerka isolate Pitt River linkage group LG27, Oner_Uvic_2.0, whole genome shotgun sequence, the window TAGTGTAGTTTAGCCTTAGATAAATTATCATGGCATTCATTACACACTAGCCTGAAACTCTGGCAAACAGTGCCCTCCACTGGTCAGAATCAGAAAATAACCCCTTCTAGAGTTCTGAATGCCAAGTTGCAAGGAGTAATGCTTGGTGTAACTCACATCAGCAGTTTAAGGCTTACTCACCAGGGCATGGTCGAAGCTGAAGGTGCTGATATAATAGGCGGAGATGTCACTGTCGGCTAAAGGCTGGGATATCTGGGCAACAATGCCACACTCATCTGGAAaacaaggcagagagagagagagagcgcgagagagagagagcgagagagagactaaaaTATTAGTGGGCGTGATTGAATCCCAATtccatattatattattaatAATTAGGATTAAAGGGTGGCCTACCGAAACCCAGAGGCTGTCCCCCAATGCGCACCATCCTCCACAGCTCCCCGGAAGAACTTGTGAAGAGAAGATCAGCAGGGAACCTaacaagaagagagagaacaaaacacacacactgctgttaccaaCCTGATATGTCCAACTGCCCACCGACACACAGATGCAACAGCAGGGACCACCGGTAGTCTCTTCTCCCTGCCACTGTAGCGGTGCGCCCAGATTCTGGTGAGCGAGATAACCCAGTGTGTCACGTGAGAGCTTCAGGGCAGCTCAGATTTAAGAGAGGTGAAAGGAGATGAATCTTACTGTCGCTGTGCCTCAGTGTCCATGACCAGAGAGACATAGCCATCgatcagggagaaggagaagaactTGATACAGTCCAGATCCTGGCTGGGAAGAGCGCCCTCTTTAGGACTGGGGGAGAAAATAGTTGACACTATCAGGACTGTAGGGTCTTACAGGTTAATGTCTCcagacaaaaacaacaaaaacattttccAGTCCTTATTAATGAGTTCATTATCAAATAGTTTACCGGATATTTTGCTCAAAGGCAAAATGTACCCCCTATATTACGATCAACTCCGTGTTAATGACTGGTTTTACACAGTGGTCATCTTTTGTATTAGTAAGGCTATAACTGAGAAAAGGTCAACAAGGAAGGGCATTGCATGCAAGAGCAGGTTTCACCTGCTGGAGTAGAAGAGCGCGTCGATAAGTATGGTGGCAATGGCAGGCAGAGTGTCTGGGTCTAGACTCATCACACAGAACTGGTTCGGTGGTATCAGCACCGGGTGCACTGTAGGCTGGGGGGCTGGAAACAAAAAGGAGAATATAGAGTTGGTTTTCATTTACAAATTTCAACCGTGTGTGAATGAACCCTAAGCACTGGGACTGGAGAGTGGTCTGAAAAGCAGTAAAGACTGtagctacagtgcattctgaaagtattcagaccccttgactttttccacattttgttaagttacagccttattctaaaattgattaaataaatgttctctctctcctaactacacacaatacccgataatgaagAAAGCGAAAACAGATGTATACATTTTTGGAAATTAATAAAatcacagaaataccttatttacggacttgaaattgagctcaaggtgcatcctgtttccattgatcatctttgagatgtttctacaacttgaatggagtccacctgtggtaaattaaattgattggacatgatttggaaaggctgtctctataaggtcccacagttgacagtgcatgtcagagcaaagaccaagccatgaggtcgaaggaattgtccgtagagctccgagacaggattgtgttgaggcacagatctggggaaggataccaaaaaatgtctgcaggtccccaagatcacagtaggctccatcattcttaaatggaagaagtttggaaccactaagactcttcctagagctgattAGGGGTCGAAGTGCCttcgtcagggaggtgaccaagaacccgatagtcactgacagagctccagagtttttctgtggcgatgggagaaccttccagaaggacaaccatctctgcagcgctctaccaatcagacctttatggtagagtagcccgATGTAAGCCAcgcctcagtaaaaaggcacatgacagcccgattagagtttgtcaaaaggcaaaTAAAGGGCAGACCATGagaaaaacaagattctccggtctggtgaaaccaagattgaactctttggcctgaatgccaagtgtcacatctggaaaaaatctggcaccatccttacggtgaagcatggtggtggcagcatcatgctgtggggatgtttttcagcggcagggattgggagactagtcaggatcgagggaaagatgaacggagcaaagtacagagacatccttgatgaaaacctgctccagagcactcaggacctcagactggggaaaatGTTCACcttacaacatgacaacaaccctCAGCCAAGACAACCCAGAAaatgcttcgggacaagtctcaatgtccttgagtggcccagccagagcccggattcaaactcgatctaacatctctagagagacctgaaaatagttgtgcagcaacacaccccatccaacctggcagatctggagaggatctgcagagaagaatgggagaaactccacaaatataggtgtgccaagcttgtagcatcatacccaagaatactcgaggctgtaatcactgccaaaggtgcttcaacaaagtactgagtaaagggtctgaataaatgtgatatcagtaaaaagaaaaaaaatgtttacacATTTGCAATGTatttcaattttagaataaggctgtaacgtaacaaaatgtggaaaagggggtttgaatactttcaaaATGCACTGTATGCATCAGCTATGAGTCAGAGATAATGGATTTAACTGCATGTCGAATCCAAAACAGGTTAACTTTCGTGTTAATGTACATTTGTTGCACATTCCATCCGTCTCCATCTAtccttctctccccatccttccccctacctcatccctctcttctgaaCCGTACCTTCTTTGCCGTTCTTCTGGAAGCCATTGCGGACATCTTGGCTGAGTACAGCGGAGtactctccccccacctctctgtagATGTTGAACTCTTCCTCCAGAGTGTGGATAACTACAGCCAGGTCCTTCTCCCGCACCTGaggaaacaacaacaaaaagcttACTTTGTCATCAAAATAGACTAGTTGCCTACCTGGCTAAACACTACCACCCTCGTGTAATACGCTCCCTCCCTCTTGACACAACCAGTCTTTTGCCTTAACAGAGTCCATGAACTCTGAGAACTATGTCAGGAATTAACATATTTGCTGACGGGGCCGTCTGGCGGGCCGTCTGGCACTACGTCTGTTATTTCTGCCCACTTAACACTTTCACTGGTGAGATGTCAACAACTGCTATTAGAATATTCAGCTTAAGTTCCAGTTCTCAGTACAGTGGCTGTTAATACCTCACCTGTTAAAATGTCAAGTTGACAAATAATACAGCCTATCGCTTAGCTACGAAGGCCATGTTTAGGAGGGTGTAACAAAACAGAATTTCTGTCTGGACATTAAGGCCCATTATGTTGTAGAAGAACAATAAATAAATCGTATCAGCCAACCCAATCAGCCCCAGGTATAAACTGGTCGGAATTACAGCCACAGTTTGCGGACTCACCAGGATGAAGTCCGTCTGATAGGTGGACAGCATGAAGACTGACACGTGCTGCTGGGCCAACGGGGCGATGACGGATTTGGCGATCTTGGTCACGCCCACCGCTTGTGAGCTGTTGGAAGCGTTGCCGTTGGAGATGACGTTGAGTGGCAGCCACACGGAACTCTCCACCTGAAGGTGCTCCGAGGGCTGTAGCTCTGGAGGGGGGAGTATGGGAGGGGTGAGGGTCacgtcaggacaggacagggagcagacgcacgcaaacaacacacacaaagtTGGACACAAGCCAAATGCAAAGTTGTTATTTTACCAACCTAGCCTCAAGCCATGTCTACACAGCTGCTTTAAGTAATTTCCTCTGAACTCCACCCCACTGCCAGTGCCTTCCTTCATGGGGGTCTAAAATACCTATGCTATTTATAAACTATCACTCAGCTGAGTTACAACCAGGAAGTGGATCCTATGTCATGACATAGAAACAAGTTGAGACTAGGATGGCGTTTCCCCAAGAGACTGATCTAAAGTCAGTTTCGTAGTTGTGCCTCTAAGTGGTTGAGATTAAGATTTGGGGAGGGTAAGGTGATTCTGGAGCAGTAGGCTACTTCGATCACTCGACTGCTTGAtggctattgtgtgtgtgtgtgtgtgggggggggggggagatcaGTCTATTCACACCGGATGGGCACGGGCCAGGGAAAACAACACTGTTCCCTACTGGGCCTAAACTGACCCACAAGCAGGATATTGCTCATTCCtcaccttcattgcaaaacagtgttttaatcagttatttggtgacaAGTGAATATATTTTGTATAGTTGCATACTTTAATGTTTCACAATTTTTAtttgtatgaaattcactgagtaggatggtcctGGTGCACAACCACAATGtacagctgaagtcagaagtttacatacacttacgttggagtcattaaaactcatttttcaaccactccacaaactatagttttggcaagtcagttaggacatcgactttgtgcatgacacaagtcatttttccaacatttgTTCACAGACAAGATtatttcactatcacaattccagtgggtcagaaatgtacatacactgagttgactgtgcctttaaacagcttgggaaattccagaaaatgatgtcatgctttagaaacttctgataagctaattgacatcctttgagtcaattgaaggtgtacctgtggatgcatttcaaggcctaccttcaaactcagtgcctctttgcttgacatcatgggaaactcaaaagaaatctgcccaagacctcagaagaaaaaaaaaaagtctggttcatccttgtgagcaatttccaaatgcctgaaggtaccacgttcatctgtacaaacaatagaacgcaagtataaacaccatgggaccacgcagctgtcatccCGCTCAGGAAGgggacacattctgtctcctagagatgaacatactttgatgtgaagtgcaaatcaatcccagaacaacagcaaaggaccttgtgaagatgctggaggaaaccggtactaaagtatctatatccacagtaaaacgagtcctatatcgacataacctgaaagtccgctcagcaaggaagaagccactgctccaaagccaccataaaaaagctagactatggtttgcaactgcacatggggacaaagagcatactttttggagaagtgtcctctggtctgatgaaacaaaaaaaatagaactgtttgaacataatgaccatcgttatgtttggaggaaaaagggggaggcttgcaagccgaagaacgccatcccaaccgtgaagcacgggggtggcagcatcatgttgtgggagtgctttgctgcaggaggggctggtgcacgtcacaaaatagatggcatcacgagaaaggaaaattatgtggatatattgaagcaacatctcaagacatcagtcaggaagttaaagcttggtggcaaatgggtcttccaaatggacaatgaccccaagcatacttccaaagttgtggcaaaatggcttaaggacagcaatgtcaaggtattgttgtggccatcacaaagccctgacctcaaacctatagaaaatttgtgggcagaactgaaaaattgtgtgcgagcaaggaggacttacaaacctgactcagttacaccagctctgtcaggaggaatgggccaaaattcttaacttattgtgggaagcttgtggaaggctacccaaaatgtttgacccaagttaaacaatttaaaggcaatgctaccaaatacaaattgagtgtacagtggggcaaaaaagtatttagtcagccaccaattgtgcaagttatcccacttaaaaagatgaggcctgtaattttcataataggtacacttcaactatgacagacaaaatgagggaaaaaaatccagacaaatcacattgtaggatttagaatgaatttattttcaaattatggtggaaaataagtatttggtcaatacaagtttatctcaatactttgttatataccctttgttggcaatgacagaggtcaaacgttttctgtaagtcttcacaaggttttggcccattcctccatgcagatctcctctagagcagtgatgtttttggggctgttgctgggcaacacagactttcaactccctccaaagatgttctatggggttgagatctgaagactggctaggccactcgaGGACCTTCAAATGATTCTTACGAATCCACTCCTTCGtagcccgggcggtgtgtttgggatcattgtcatgctgaaagacccagccacgtttcatcttcaatgcccttgctgatggaaggaggttttcactcaaaatctcacgatatatggccccattcattctttcctttacacggatcagtcgtcctggtccctttgcagaaaaacagccccaaagcatgatgtttccacccccatgcttcacaataggtatggtgttctttggatgcaactcagcattctttgtcctccaaacacgacgagttgagtttttaccaaaaagttatattttggtttcatctgaccatatgacattctcccaatcttcttctggatcatccaaatgctctctagcaaacttcagatgggcctggacatgtactggcttaagcagggggacacgtctggcactgcaggatttgagtccctggcggcgtagtgtgttactgatggtaggctttgttaccttggtcccagctctctgcaggtcattgacTAGGTCCCCCCacgtggttctgggatttttgctcactgttcttgtgatcattttgaccccacgggtgagatcttgcgtggagtccCAGATCGAGGGAGTAGTCTTATCAgtagtcttgtatgtcttccatttcctaataattgctcccacagttgatttcttcaaaccaagctgcttacctattgcagattcagtcttcccagcctggtgcaggtctacaattttgtttctggtgtcctttgacagctctttggtcttggccatagtggagtttggagtgtgactgtttgaggttgtggacaggtgtcttttatactgataacaagttcaaacaggtgccatgaatacaggtaatgagtggaggacagaggagcctcttaaagaagaagttacagatctgtgagagccagaaatcttgcttgttcgtaggtgaccaaatacttattttccaccataatttgcaaataaattaatcatcctacaatgtgattttctggatttttttttttcattttgtctgtcatagttgaagtgtatctatgatgaaaattacaggactctcatctttttaagagggagaacttgcacaattggtggctgactaaatacttttttgccccactgtatttaacttctgacctactgggaatgtgatgaaagaaataaaagctgaagtaaatcattctctactattattctgacatttcacattcttaaaataaagtggagatcctaactgacctaagacatggaatttttattctgattaaatgtcaggaattgtgaaaaacggagtttaaatgtatttggctaaggtgtatgtaaacttccgacttcaactgtatatgtagtTAGACACAGGCTAATAATGCATTGTACTGGATTGAACCATGTATGCATTCAGCTCTGAGTTTTCTAAAGGAAATGTGTTTGTTGCTATGTTACTTTATGCTCTATAGCATTATGTTTCAAATGTGTGAAGTGAACTTCTTGTTCTTCATCCCCTGAAGTAATTGAACACTTGTTGACTGGAAAACTAAATGGTATTTATTCACAACATTAACAGGCAGTTCCAGGACCCTTAAATCAATAATGAAACATCACTCTCTCATCCCCTCAATCTCTTTCCCCCTATTGCTCTCACTCTGTCATTCCCCTTtccatctctctattccccttCAAAGGGCCACTGTTCTGATTATAATAATTTGTCAGAAGAAGCCCCTTGTGGCTTCACTGCACCAGCTTTCACCTCttaaaatagaaagagagaaggcCCTGGAGGCAGTATGCGCCAGTAATATCAACTACTTCGGTGAGAAAAAGACACCGGGAATAATATGACTCAAAGTTAAGAATGGGCCATAAAAAACATGTGATGTGATGTTGAAGTTGTTACAGCATGTTAAGGGAGTGTGATTGAGAATAGGCTATGAATGGAGGTTTGTTAAGTGGTGCCTCTGGTTAACTTGGTACGAAGTAGGGGAATCATTTACCTTTAAATCCCTCTTCGTCGAGGACGACAGTGAAGTTCTCTGGGGTCTCTGTCAGACTGAAGAACTTGCAtctgagagagacggagaaagagcgAAAGGGATAGACAAGAGGCAAACCGCTGGCCAATCACCAAGCCAAGCTCTAGTCTTCCCCCAGCTTGGTCTGCTCTGCTCACAATGTGTGTACCCAATCCAACAAGGTCCTGCTCTGCTTCAATCAcccactgtttttttttttttaaatgatcctGGAGAGAGCAGAGCCAGACCCGTTCTAAGATGGGATGGCAGGACAGTCATTCTTTCGAGGGCCCCACTTGTTAGGCCGATTTCTGTGCAGCCTAGCAGTGGGAGAACTGGGGACATTAAGGTAAGCAGGGAACTTGGACTGGATTCACTTCAGGCCTGAACCCAAAATACTTAAGTCTCAGATTTTGGGACAGGGGGAGTTTCAGGGACACATAGTTGTCTTTGTGGCAGGCGGTCCCCTGCCCAGCAGGAGAGAGATCCATTCAGGAGAACTATGGGATGAGATTGGACCCTGGGCAGAATACAGGAATGTACTGAAAGAATAATGATATGGGTCTCATTaaaccccacccctctcccctgcaAATCGGTAGTTGCAAAACGAAAGAGAACAGACATAGCCTAGtgccagatcagtttgtgctctAGGTCTATATACTAGTCAACTTCTATGGTCATTGTCATCAGTG includes:
- the LOC115111914 gene encoding cytosolic arginine sensor for mTORC1 subunit 1-like, giving the protein MDLHILDHRLRVTSICKNGLVNFTHPLIKLIFLRKRTRCKFFSLTETPENFTVVLDEEGFKELQPSEHLQVESSVWLPLNVISNGNASNSSQAVGVTKIAKSVIAPLAQQHVSVFMLSTYQTDFILVREKDLAVVIHTLEEEFNIYREVGGEYSAVLSQDVRNGFQKNGKEAPQPTVHPVLIPPNQFCVMSLDPDTLPAIATILIDALFYSSSPKEGALPSQDLDCIKFFSFSLIDGYVSLVMDTEAQRQFPADLLFTSSSGELWRMVRIGGQPLGFDECGIVAQISQPLADSDISAYYISTFSFDHALVPEEDIVSVTEMLQQHRKEPAC